In the Ruminococcus sp. OA3 genome, one interval contains:
- a CDS encoding alcohol dehydrogenase catalytic domain-containing protein has translation MMEMMRGTKFNKNGVGQERCPIVQVPKPQITRPDEVLIRIEAVSICGTDVRALANPPAFDFVDGIVVGHEGCGIVEEVGEDVTNCKVGDKVVVHPNIWCGKCEPCRTGHINLCENFRHIGDRIDGAMAEYLCIEERMVYVIDSEVPSYIGALTEPLACVLNGTTTVKAKPGDEVVVLGGGPIGLIFAMLYKAAGAHVTVSEPMEYRRDLALKLGCDVTVNPKEADLETELRTYAPEGADIVVDAVGVMLPVALQIARKGGQIVVFGVNQTAQVTIPQYPITEKELTIRGTYITKGTFPLAIRIIENKLIPIDKLITHRLPLEQLLDGIDLMVKGTAGKVVIEI, from the coding sequence ATGATGGAAATGATGCGTGGAACGAAATTTAATAAAAATGGCGTCGGACAGGAGAGATGTCCCATCGTTCAGGTGCCGAAGCCTCAGATCACAAGACCGGATGAGGTGCTGATCCGCATTGAGGCGGTAAGCATCTGCGGTACGGATGTGCGGGCACTGGCAAACCCTCCGGCGTTTGACTTCGTGGACGGAATCGTCGTAGGCCACGAGGGCTGCGGTATTGTCGAGGAAGTGGGCGAGGATGTGACAAATTGCAAGGTCGGGGACAAGGTTGTGGTTCATCCGAATATCTGGTGCGGAAAATGTGAACCGTGCCGTACCGGACATATCAATCTGTGTGAAAACTTCCGTCATATCGGCGACCGTATAGACGGCGCGATGGCTGAGTACCTCTGTATCGAGGAGCGGATGGTCTACGTGATCGACAGCGAGGTGCCTTCTTATATCGGAGCGCTGACAGAGCCGCTGGCGTGTGTGCTGAACGGAACCACGACGGTAAAAGCCAAGCCCGGCGATGAGGTTGTCGTGCTGGGCGGAGGTCCAATCGGTTTGATCTTTGCGATGCTTTACAAAGCGGCAGGTGCGCACGTGACGGTATCCGAGCCGATGGAATACCGCAGGGATCTGGCCCTGAAGCTGGGCTGCGATGTGACCGTTAACCCTAAAGAGGCGGACCTTGAGACCGAACTTCGAACATACGCACCCGAAGGCGCAGACATTGTGGTGGATGCAGTCGGCGTAATGCTCCCGGTCGCACTGCAGATTGCCCGAAAGGGAGGACAGATTGTGGTGTTCGGCGTCAATCAGACAGCGCAGGTGACGATCCCGCAGTATCCGATCACGGAAAAGGAACTCACGATCCGCGGGACCTATATCACGAAGGGAACCTTCCCGCTGGCGATCAGGATTATAGAAAACAAGTTGATTCCAATCGATAAACTGATTACTCACAGACTGCCGCTTGAGCAGCTGCTGGATGGCATCGATCTGATGGTAAAAGGTACGGCGGGAAAAGTTGTGATTGAAATCTAA
- a CDS encoding class II fructose-bisphosphate aldolase, with protein MLASPKVMMTDARNKGYAVPAFNYYNLDVLFAVLEAAEEEDAPVIVQPYSAYVPFLHNEVLAKASLEAIAQSRTCAYLHLDHATDYELIMRCIGSDYTSVMVDGSALPLDENIALTKSVVKVAKSAGIYTEAELGRIFRVGVDDDQMDDGDETARVEDCVRMVEETKVSSLAPAVGTAHGVYTKPPKINFERIREIRAAVDVPLVLHGGSGTPDEMIREAISCGISKINVGTELKYAWSGAMKEMFNKGEKEPRVCSAYARQQVKEVAKKKLRLFGTSGHHRDIVEQGGLL; from the coding sequence ATGTTGGCTTCACCTAAAGTAATGATGACGGACGCACGGAATAAAGGTTACGCGGTACCGGCATTTAACTATTACAATCTGGATGTACTGTTCGCAGTACTGGAAGCAGCTGAGGAGGAGGACGCGCCTGTGATCGTACAGCCGTACAGTGCATACGTTCCATTCCTGCACAATGAGGTTCTGGCAAAGGCGAGTCTGGAGGCGATCGCACAGAGCAGGACGTGTGCGTACCTGCATCTGGACCATGCGACGGACTATGAGCTGATCATGCGCTGCATTGGCAGTGATTATACTTCCGTGATGGTGGACGGTTCCGCGCTGCCGCTGGATGAGAATATCGCACTGACAAAATCGGTGGTAAAGGTGGCGAAATCAGCCGGAATCTATACAGAGGCGGAACTTGGAAGAATCTTCCGGGTCGGCGTGGATGATGACCAGATGGATGACGGTGATGAAACCGCAAGAGTGGAAGACTGTGTGCGCATGGTGGAGGAGACGAAAGTAAGTTCCCTTGCGCCGGCGGTAGGAACCGCTCACGGTGTCTATACGAAACCGCCAAAGATCAATTTTGAGCGGATCAGGGAGATCAGGGCGGCTGTGGATGTGCCGCTGGTACTGCACGGCGGTTCCGGAACCCCGGATGAGATGATCCGCGAGGCGATTTCCTGCGGCATCAGCAAGATCAATGTGGGAACAGAACTGAAATATGCGTGGTCCGGTGCCATGAAGGAAATGTTTAACAAAGGTGAGAAAGAACCAAGAGTCTGCTCGGCGTATGCCCGCCAACAGGTGAAGGAGGTAGCGAAGAAGAAGCTGCGCCTGTTCGGAACAAGCGGACATCACCGTGATATTGTGGAACAGGGAGGGCTGTTATGA